GAACCAGGCAACCACGGCGAGCAGCGCGAACAGGCCGAAGAACACCGGCCCGGCCGCGCTGGTGAAATGCGCGCCGAGCGGGGTGCCGAACAGCGTGTCATCGAGCAGCGGGTTCGGCTGCCCGTTCACCGTGGGGAAGGCGAACAACCGGTACATCACCATGAAGAACGGGATCTGCGCGAGCGAGGGCAGGCACCCGGCGAAGAACGAGGTGCCGGATTCGCGTTGCAGGTCGGCCGCGGCCGCACGCAGTTTCTCGGGATCGTTCTTGTGCTTCTCCTGGAGCTTCTTGAGTTCGGGCATGAGCTTGGCGCGCGCCTTCTCCCCGCGCACCGCGGCGCGGCTGAACGGCAGGAGCAGCAGGCGGATGGCGGCGGTGAACAGCACGATGGTCAGCGCGACGCTGACCGGTGCGGTGACGGGGTCGATGAGTCCGGCGAAGCGGCCGACGAGGAAGAGCGCGCCGGAAACCGGCACGTCGAGGAATTCGAACATTTTTGCGCAGCACTCTTTCCGGGGTTCGGATTTCGAGAGAAAACGGACCGGGAGTGGCCGCTGCGTGAGGTGAACTAGGCGGCCGGGACGGCCGCGGAGGGTGCTCTGGGTTGCCGTCTGCCTGCCGCTCGGGGATCGCGCAGGCGCAGGAAAGCGGCCTGGCGGGCGCATTCGGTCAGCGCGCTGGCGCGACCACGGGCGGGCAGGGCCCACAGGTCGAGGTCGGAACCGTGCACCTGGTGCACGGCGATGACCAGCACCAGGCCGAGTGCGATGGCGAGCAGGGCGGCGGGACTGCCGAGCAGTTCGGCGGCCGTGGCCGCCAGTGACGGGAAGAGCAGCGCGGCAACCGCGTGCATGACTCCCCCTTTCGCGTCAGCACCAGATTAGCCCAGGATGGCGGGGTGGCCACCTTGCTGATCGTGCATCACACCCCGTCGCCGGGCATGCAGGCGATGTTCGAGGCCGCCGTCTCGGGCGCCACCGATCCGGAGATCGACGGGGTGGACGTGGTCCGGCGGGCCGCGCTGACCGCGACCGCCGCCGACGTGCTCGCCGCCGACGGGTACCTGCTGGGCACCCCGGCGAACCTCGGGTACATGAGCGGAGCGCTCAAGCACTTCTTCGACACCGTGTACTACCCGTGCCTCGACTCGACCAAGGGACGCCCGTTCGGGTACTACGTGCACGGCGGCAGCGACGTCTCGGGCACCGTCCGCGGCATCGAGTCGATCACCACCGGCCTCGGCTGGACCTCGGCCGCCGCCGCGGTCACCGTCACCGGTGAGCCGAGCAAGGACAACCTGGCCGCCTGCTGGGAACTGGGCGCGACGGTCGCCGCGACGCTGATGCCCTCCTAGCTTTCGCGGTCCAGCCATTCGGTGAGCAGAGTGCGCTCGCCAGCGGTGAGCGTCGGCAGTTCCGGCACCACGGCCCGGAAGGCGACGGTCAGCGCGTCGCCATCGGGAAGGTGGGGCGCGTCGGTCAGGATCGCGTGAGCCACGGCCTCGTACATCGCGTCCGCCAGGCCGAGGTCCCGTTCGGACGGTGGCACGGCGAGCAGGGCGAGCACCGCACCGGTTCCGGCGGCGTGCACGAGTTCGACCGCTCGCCGTTCGGGCACCCGGAGCCTGCCTGCCGCCGCGACCCGGTGCACCCGCGCACGCAGGACCGCCATTCCCGCCTCCGCCGCCGGTGAGCGCCGCGCCGGATCGGTGAGCAGGCCGAACAACGCCCCGTTCGCGAGGCCGAAGCCGATGTGCGCGTCCCAGCCGGCGCGGAGGTCCGCCACCGGGTCGTCACCGGCCTCGGTGAGCGCCTTCTCCGCGGTGTAGATGCTGAAAACGTGCTCCGCCACGGCGTCGAGCAGCGCGTCCTTGTCCTCGAAGAACCGGTAGATGGTCGGCGCCTGCATGCCCGCCGCCTGCGCCACCGCGCGCGTGGTGACCGCGGCCGCGCCCTGTTCGCGCAGCAGCCGCGTGGCGACCTCGATGATGTTCGCCCGCGTCCGGCGGCGGCTGTCGGTTCCGGTGACCATGTTTCCAATGATAACGCACACTTGCTATCAACGTTGTGAACGTGGTTATTATCGTCGTTACACGACCACGGAAGGATCCGAAATGATCATCGTCACCGGAGCATCCGGCCAGCTCGGCGCCCAGATCGTCGACCAGCTGCTGGCACGCGTCCCCGCCGAACGGGTCGGCGTGAGCGTGCGCGACCCCGCCCATGCCGCCGACCTGGCCGCACGGGGAGTGCGCGTGCGACGCGGCGACTTCACCGACCCGGGTTCGCTCGCCGAAGCTTTCGAGGGCGCCACGCAGGTGCTCGTCATTTCGACGAACCAGGCCGGCGACGCAGCCGTCGACCAGCACATCGCGGCGATCGACGCCGCCCGCGACGCCGGGGCCCGGCGCATCCTCTACACGAGCCACCAGGCCGCCGCCGAGGATTCGCTCTTCGCTCCCATGCGCGACCACGCCGCGACCGAGCTGTACCTGGCGAAGACCGGCGTCCCGTTCACCGCGCTCCG
The genomic region above belongs to Amycolatopsis sp. YIM 10 and contains:
- a CDS encoding DUF6412 domain-containing protein, producing MHAVAALLFPSLAATAAELLGSPAALLAIALGLVLVIAVHQVHGSDLDLWALPARGRASALTECARQAAFLRLRDPRAAGRRQPRAPSAAVPAA
- a CDS encoding flavodoxin family protein — its product is MATLLIVHHTPSPGMQAMFEAAVSGATDPEIDGVDVVRRAALTATAADVLAADGYLLGTPANLGYMSGALKHFFDTVYYPCLDSTKGRPFGYYVHGGSDVSGTVRGIESITTGLGWTSAAAAVTVTGEPSKDNLAACWELGATVAATLMPS
- a CDS encoding TetR/AcrR family transcriptional regulator; protein product: MVTGTDSRRRTRANIIEVATRLLREQGAAAVTTRAVAQAAGMQAPTIYRFFEDKDALLDAVAEHVFSIYTAEKALTEAGDDPVADLRAGWDAHIGFGLANGALFGLLTDPARRSPAAEAGMAVLRARVHRVAAAGRLRVPERRAVELVHAAGTGAVLALLAVPPSERDLGLADAMYEAVAHAILTDAPHLPDGDALTVAFRAVVPELPTLTAGERTLLTEWLDRES
- a CDS encoding membrane protein insertase YidC, with the translated sequence MFEFLDVPVSGALFLVGRFAGLIDPVTAPVSVALTIVLFTAAIRLLLLPFSRAAVRGEKARAKLMPELKKLQEKHKNDPEKLRAAAADLQRESGTSFFAGCLPSLAQIPFFMVMYRLFAFPTVNGQPNPLLDDTLFGTPLGAHFTSAAGPVFFGLFALLAVVAWFSSRWQAKLMAANSDTGNPVPGGALLRLLPFGTLLVAAFVPLAAGLYLLTTTTWTLVERAVLRREPGVRTPVAG